The Brassica napus cultivar Da-Ae chromosome C7, Da-Ae, whole genome shotgun sequence genomic interval AGTGCAACTTCTCTAGTAGACTTCTCTGCCGCTAACTGTTTTCTTTCCGGGAAGATTCCGGATTTTCTCGGCGGACAAACGTTCCCTAGCTTGCAGAAGCTGCGCCTGTCTTCCAACTCGCTCTCCGGTGAACTTCCGTTGAGCTTTGCTAACTCACCTGTTCAAACTCTGTTGCTCAACGGGCAAACCCCGCAAAAGCTCAACGGGTCAATCTCAGTTCTACAGAACATGACTTCTTTAACCGAGGTGTCCCTGCAAGGAAACGCCTTCTCAGGTCCATTACCGGACATGTCTGGTCTTGTCTCTCTGACAAAGTTCAACGTCAGGGAGAATCAGCTCACCGGTTTGGTTCCATCTTCTTTCACCGAGTTGCAATCTCTTGCTGTGGTGAATATGActaataatctttttcaagGATCAACACCAACCTTCAAGGCTAAAAACATTGCGGTTGATATAACTCCAAGGCTCAACAGTTTCTGTTTAGATTCTCCCGGTGTGCCTTGTGATCCACGCGTCAACAGCTTGCTTGCTATCGTTGAAGCGTTTGGTTACCCTGTGAGATTTGCGCAGAGCTGGAAAGGAAACGATCCTTGTAGCAGTAAAAACGTGTGGGTGGGCATAACTTGCACCGGAGCTGACATCACGGTTATCAACTTCAAAGGGATGGGTCTCAAGGGAACTATCTCTCCACGCTTTGCGGATCTTACTTCTCTTAGGGTTATCAATCTCTCTCAGAACAATCTCACCGGTGTTATTCCACAGGAACTCACTAAGTTGAGTAGCTTGGCAACTCTAGATGTTTCCAACAATCAGTTGTATGGCAAGGTACCTGTGTTTGGTCCTAATGTCTTGATCACTACTGGGAACCCTGACCTAGGAAAAGATGATCCTGGACATGCTTCTGATTCTTCCGGAAGTAATGCTGGGACAGTTGTGGGTTCTGTTTTTGGAGTTGTGTTGGGTTTGCTTCTTATGGGTTTGATTATTTTCTTAGTGGTCAAGAAAAGGAAGCAAAATCGGAAGAAGTATCCACAACAACATTCTGGTGAAGAAGATGCACTCAAGATCACAATAGATAATCTTTGTGCTGGTGGAAGTGAAAGTGGTAGCAACGGTCTTTTAGTGGAACCTGAGAACCCTGTGATGCCAATACAAATACTGAGGGATGCTACCGATAATTTCAACGAGAAGAATATACTTGGGAGAGGTGGATTTGGAATAGTTTACAAGGGTGAATTGCCATCTGGGAAGACCGTTGCGGTGAAGAGAATGGAATCTTCGGTTATAAGTGGAAAGGGTTTGGATGAGTTTAAGTCAGAGATTGCTGTTCTAACCAAAGTTCGTCATCGGAATCTAGTGAAAGTTGAAGGTTATTGCTTAGAGTCCAACGAGAGACTTCTGGTTTATGAATACATGCCGCTAGGAACTTTGAGTAGTCATCTTTTTAACTGGCAGGAAGAAGGGTTACAACCTCTAGAGTGGTCTAGACGTTTGATTATTGCATCGGATGTGGCTAAAGGAGTAGAGTATTTGCATAGTCAAGCCCATCAAAGTTTCATACATAGAGATCTCAAGCCATCCAACATTCTTCTTGGGGATGATATGCGTGCCAGAGTTGCTGACTTTGGTTTAGTCCGGCTTGCGCCAGAAGGCACACAATCGATTGAGACTAAAATTGCTGGGACTTTTGGTTATCTTGCCCCAGAGTATGCAGGTATGGTTTTAATGCTTATGTCTTTTGTTACTTGTACTTTAACTCACCAAAATCAAAACAATGAGATCTTGATCATTTCGTTGCAGTGACCGGACGAGTTACAACAAAGGTCGATGTTTACAGTTTTGGAGTCATTCTCATGGAGCTACTAACCGGTAGAAAAGCTCTTGACGTGAAAAGATCTGAGGAAGATGTGCACCTTGTCACATGGTTTAGGAGAATGCTCATCAACAAAGACTCATTCCCAAAGGCCATTGACGCATCAATTGACGTCAACGAAGAGACACTCCCAAGCATCAATAAAGTAGCTGAGCTTGCCTGTCATTGCTCTGCCAGGGAACCACATCAGAGACCAGACATGAGTCATGTGGTTAGAGTGTTGGCCTCACTCCTTGACCAGTGGAAACCAGATGAAGATATCTCTGGAAATGACTATGatgcacctcctcctcctcttttgGAGATGATACAGGGAACTAGCAATGATTCATCTTTCTTTGGAGATAATTCTTTGACGAGTATACCTTCGCGACCTCGCCAGATTGACAACACATTCAACACAGGACAAGGGAGGTAAGTGTGTTAGAGAATTCGATGAAGGaaaaattaatgttttgttGCTGGATGAGATCTTGTTTTAAGGTTGCGGATTGTGAATATCTCTCTTTGGTACCTTGATTCTCAAGTTAGGTTTCCTTTTTGCGGGAATGAAACCTGTGTGCTTAAATGAACGTGTCATGGTCTACTACAATTATATCTTGCACATCCTATACATTTAGATCATTTTAGAGTGAGCATTGCCCCCATTGACTCCTGAATTCAGTTTTATTGATTGATGTATTATTTGACAAAACTGTTATTTCGATTTTATGATGTGATCTTTGTTTACTTGTACGATTCTTTAGACGTTATATACACTAGATAAAAAGCTGCGCTACGCCGCGGAGTATTACAACACG includes:
- the LOC106430680 gene encoding receptor-like kinase TMK2 yields the protein MKMTIIVNVLFCFLCAIALVSAQPSPDLATMNALRDSLKFPKDSSWTGPDPCKWSGVQCDRSNRITRIQIGNKGISGTLTSDLNTLSSLTVFEVMGNKLTGGIPSLAGLNALQTINAHDNSFTSISADIFTGLTSLQHVYLDGNPFSPWEIPMSLKSATSLVDFSAANCFLSGKIPDFLGGQTFPSLQKLRLSSNSLSGELPLSFANSPVQTLLLNGQTPQKLNGSISVLQNMTSLTEVSLQGNAFSGPLPDMSGLVSLTKFNVRENQLTGLVPSSFTELQSLAVVNMTNNLFQGSTPTFKAKNIAVDITPRLNSFCLDSPGVPCDPRVNSLLAIVEAFGYPVRFAQSWKGNDPCSSKNVWVGITCTGADITVINFKGMGLKGTISPRFADLTSLRVINLSQNNLTGVIPQELTKLSSLATLDVSNNQLYGKVPVFGPNVLITTGNPDLGKDDPGHASDSSGSNAGTVVGSVFGVVLGLLLMGLIIFLVVKKRKQNRKKYPQQHSGEEDALKITIDNLCAGGSESGSNGLLVEPENPVMPIQILRDATDNFNEKNILGRGGFGIVYKGELPSGKTVAVKRMESSVISGKGLDEFKSEIAVLTKVRHRNLVKVEGYCLESNERLLVYEYMPLGTLSSHLFNWQEEGLQPLEWSRRLIIASDVAKGVEYLHSQAHQSFIHRDLKPSNILLGDDMRARVADFGLVRLAPEGTQSIETKIAGTFGYLAPEYAVTGRVTTKVDVYSFGVILMELLTGRKALDVKRSEEDVHLVTWFRRMLINKDSFPKAIDASIDVNEETLPSINKVAELACHCSAREPHQRPDMSHVVRVLASLLDQWKPDEDISGNDYDAPPPPLLEMIQGTSNDSSFFGDNSLTSIPSRPRQIDNTFNTGQGR